The proteins below are encoded in one region of Deltaproteobacteria bacterium:
- a CDS encoding YheU family protein, whose translation MSIHRIPVNKLSPEALQGVIEEFISRDGTDYGEIEVPMETKFRYVKQKLENGLAVLIFDDEAETTNIFSADDPVLKTLMD comes from the coding sequence ATGTCGATCCATAGAATTCCAGTCAATAAACTCAGCCCTGAAGCCTTACAAGGAGTTATTGAAGAATTTATTTCCAGAGATGGAACTGATTATGGCGAAATAGAGGTTCCCATGGAAACGAAATTCAGATATGTAAAACAAAAACTTGAAAACGGATTGGCAGTTCTTATTTTTGATGACGAGGCTGAAACCACTAATATATTTTCTGCTGATGACCCTGTGCTAAAAACCCTCATGGATTAA